From the Clostridiales bacterium FE2011 genome, one window contains:
- a CDS encoding PHP domain-containing protein, producing the protein MWVDLHIHSCLSPCADDDMTPANICGMAHIKGLDAIAVTDHNTARNLPFVKEAADYYGLILLPGMEITTKEEVHLLGYFRDVDTAVEVGEIFSSHLPPMKNKPDFFGNQLVMNTDDETVDVEERLLIGATDLDLAECTRIIREHGGAAVPAHINRGHGLLVNLGLFPEEPDFPVVEVRPELPVNEKLIAGKKRLWSSDAHHLGDILEAVSELDTDRFSLGGLFDLIRNEK; encoded by the coding sequence CGAATATCTGCGGCATGGCGCATATCAAGGGACTGGACGCGATTGCGGTGACAGACCATAATACAGCCCGGAATCTGCCTTTTGTGAAAGAGGCAGCGGATTATTACGGCCTGATACTGCTGCCGGGAATGGAGATCACCACAAAGGAAGAAGTGCACCTGCTGGGATATTTCCGTGATGTGGATACAGCTGTGGAGGTCGGGGAGATCTTTTCCAGCCATCTGCCGCCGATGAAAAACAAGCCGGATTTCTTTGGTAATCAGCTGGTGATGAACACGGACGATGAAACGGTTGACGTGGAAGAACGGCTGCTGATCGGTGCGACTGACCTGGACCTGGCGGAATGTACCCGGATTATCCGGGAACACGGCGGCGCGGCGGTACCGGCGCATATCAACCGGGGCCACGGGCTGCTGGTGAACCTGGGACTTTTTCCGGAAGAACCGGATTTCCCGGTGGTGGAGGTACGGCCGGAACTGCCGGTCAACGAAAAACTGATCGCCGGGAAAAAGCGGCTGTGGTCTTCAGACGCCCATCATTTAGGGGATATCCTGGAGGCAGTGAGCGAGCTTGATACTGACCGTTTTTCACTGGGCGGATTGTTTGATCTAATCAGAAATGAAAAATGA